From Streptomyces sp. NBC_01460, a single genomic window includes:
- a CDS encoding helix-turn-helix domain-containing protein — MAEARKTRTQREKYGEELRLRRVAAGLTQEALGEQVVCSPTLISHYEAGRRLPKPDDAQRIDVALKSDGFFVRWLEDLESKYAHYFAAVSELEREATEIRQYSSSLIPGLLQTASYARAVFQAYRPNYRAEDVDELVVSRMERGRLLTESSTPVAWTLLDEAALRRSIGGPKVMAEQLHKVADMAGSGRLRLHVLPFSSGAHALLESMVYLLNFADAAPVAYVEGLHTGHLMDDPALVEACHGSYTLALGDAAPLLESVALVRAVAEEYERAQH; from the coding sequence GTGGCCGAGGCGCGGAAGACACGCACCCAGAGGGAGAAGTACGGCGAAGAGCTCAGACTCCGGCGCGTGGCGGCGGGCTTGACGCAGGAGGCCCTGGGCGAACAGGTCGTGTGCTCACCCACCCTCATCAGCCATTACGAAGCGGGGCGACGTCTGCCGAAACCGGACGACGCGCAGCGGATCGACGTGGCGCTGAAGTCTGACGGCTTCTTTGTCAGGTGGCTGGAGGATCTGGAGTCGAAGTACGCCCACTACTTCGCTGCAGTCTCCGAGTTGGAGCGCGAGGCCACGGAGATCCGCCAGTACTCCTCCTCGCTCATCCCCGGCCTGCTCCAGACGGCCTCGTACGCCCGCGCCGTGTTCCAGGCGTATCGCCCCAACTACCGGGCGGAAGACGTCGACGAACTCGTCGTCAGCCGCATGGAGCGCGGCCGACTGCTCACCGAGTCGTCGACTCCAGTCGCCTGGACACTGCTCGACGAGGCCGCACTCAGACGCAGTATCGGTGGCCCGAAAGTCATGGCGGAACAACTGCACAAGGTGGCGGACATGGCGGGATCCGGGCGTCTGAGGCTCCATGTGCTGCCCTTCTCATCGGGAGCGCACGCGCTCCTGGAGAGCATGGTCTACCTGCTGAACTTCGCGGACGCCGCCCCGGTCGCGTACGTCGAAGGCCTCCACACAGGACACTTGATGGATGATCCGGCGCTGGTTGAGGCGTGTCACGGGTCCTACACTCTCGCGTTGGGCGACGCGGCCCCCTTGCTTGAGTCAGTGGCCCTCGTCAGGGCTGTTGCGGAGGAGTACGAGCGTGCACAGCATTGA
- a CDS encoding DUF397 domain-containing protein gives MHSIDLTCTCGTPTGWRKSSYSGGANGECLEVADGCTHIPVRDSKAPHGPVITFSAPHWATFVAAVADGQLDI, from the coding sequence GTGCACAGCATTGACCTCACCTGCACGTGCGGGACGCCCACGGGCTGGCGCAAGTCCAGCTACAGCGGCGGCGCCAATGGCGAGTGCCTAGAGGTCGCCGATGGCTGCACCCACATCCCCGTGCGCGACAGCAAGGCTCCGCACGGGCCGGTCATCACCTTCTCCGCCCCCCACTGGGCCACATTCGTCGCCGCCGTCGCGGACGGTCAGCTCGACATCTGA
- a CDS encoding MarR family transcriptional regulator, producing MATENLSPALRAPAASHPYARAHPGYGKRTTPGQRPPRADDFALLPERERYVAGYVDRLPEGGAMDVKSLAKSLPLYGQMAVGSALRALGVAGHLRRVRCQIVGEGGQARWVTRTFWSRTAHDSEWWDTFTRTGTGGDPAASAAGPEGTDPVEPAHPSPASPPPLVPEQRTAPAKSLAGHSPVYLALARLGRTEPRLALSAADCTVLEGLAAAWLDRGVNTDYLTQALTAGIPAQIGSPVGFVRRRLTDKIPPQLPGTAPESHSDLPVRRVMMECTECGAPGPPEALPDGLCRPCRTSTPDADADTAASNATAEVPADRDINATVANLRNLMRTP from the coding sequence GTGGCTACCGAGAACCTTAGTCCCGCCCTGCGCGCGCCCGCAGCTTCGCACCCGTACGCCAGGGCTCACCCCGGCTACGGCAAGCGCACCACACCTGGTCAACGACCACCCCGAGCAGATGACTTCGCGCTACTGCCGGAGCGGGAGCGGTACGTCGCCGGATATGTGGACCGGCTGCCCGAGGGTGGCGCCATGGACGTCAAGTCGCTGGCCAAGTCTCTGCCGCTGTACGGGCAGATGGCCGTGGGCAGTGCGCTGCGAGCCCTCGGTGTGGCCGGTCATCTGCGCCGCGTGCGCTGCCAGATCGTCGGCGAGGGCGGCCAGGCCCGCTGGGTGACCCGCACCTTCTGGTCCCGTACCGCCCACGACAGCGAGTGGTGGGACACCTTCACCAGGACCGGCACCGGCGGCGATCCGGCCGCCTCAGCAGCCGGGCCGGAGGGAACCGATCCGGTGGAGCCCGCGCATCCCTCCCCCGCCTCACCCCCGCCTCTCGTACCCGAGCAGCGGACAGCCCCCGCGAAGAGCCTGGCCGGCCACTCCCCCGTCTACCTCGCCCTCGCCCGACTCGGCCGTACGGAGCCCCGGCTGGCCCTGTCCGCAGCCGACTGCACGGTGCTCGAAGGGCTGGCCGCCGCATGGCTCGACCGGGGCGTGAACACGGACTACCTCACCCAGGCCCTCACCGCGGGGATCCCCGCCCAGATCGGCTCGCCCGTCGGCTTCGTACGTCGTCGGCTCACCGACAAGATCCCGCCCCAGTTGCCTGGCACCGCACCGGAGAGCCACTCCGACCTGCCCGTCCGCCGCGTCATGATGGAGTGCACCGAATGCGGTGCGCCCGGACCGCCCGAAGCCCTGCCGGACGGCCTCTGCCGCCCCTGCCGCACGTCCACGCCAGACGCGGACGCGGACACAGCAGCCTCAAACGCCACCGCCGAAGTACCCGCAGACCGCGACATCAACGCAACGGTCGCCAACCTCCGCAACCTGATGAGAACACCCTGA
- a CDS encoding CU044_5270 family protein yields the protein MTYDTSSLPERDLPPGRHSQLKEHMMREIRQARAEDEPANRRRRWSRPVVAGPAVAAALVLAVITAVTVTGADSGGSGTPVGKDGKATYAFAPMVNGDTKGGAAALLDRIATVAARSPAGDIRDDQFVYIRSLVAYATTSDDIGAELELLHEREVWMSVDGTRAGLIREPGDEFSDGRELEPAPAPGEPGYESSTHYRHLQTLPTDADAMLKWLRSQGSKEDEDRDLDQDAYVLIGDLLHESMMPPNVSAALFRAAAKIPGVVVVPDAVDADGRHGVAVARYDAYNPGVRDELIFDRETLELIGVRSVATKATDTIEAGQVLGTTAILQRAVVDTKGKRP from the coding sequence ATGACGTACGACACCTCGTCGCTCCCCGAGAGGGACCTTCCCCCGGGCCGTCACAGCCAGCTCAAGGAGCACATGATGCGCGAGATCAGGCAGGCCCGGGCCGAGGACGAGCCGGCGAACCGTCGCAGGAGGTGGTCGCGGCCGGTCGTCGCGGGACCGGCGGTCGCGGCCGCCCTTGTCCTTGCCGTCATCACGGCGGTGACGGTGACCGGAGCGGACAGCGGCGGCTCCGGCACACCGGTGGGCAAGGACGGCAAGGCCACGTATGCCTTCGCTCCCATGGTCAACGGCGACACCAAGGGCGGTGCGGCGGCGCTGCTCGACCGCATCGCGACGGTCGCGGCGCGGTCACCGGCGGGTGACATCCGGGACGACCAGTTCGTGTACATCCGGAGCCTGGTGGCCTACGCGACGACGTCGGACGACATCGGTGCCGAGCTCGAGCTCCTCCACGAGCGCGAGGTCTGGATGTCCGTGGACGGCACCCGTGCGGGACTGATCCGCGAGCCGGGCGACGAGTTCAGTGACGGGAGGGAGCTGGAACCCGCCCCGGCGCCCGGTGAGCCCGGCTACGAGTCGAGCACCCACTACCGGCACCTCCAGACACTGCCCACGGACGCTGACGCGATGCTGAAGTGGCTCCGCTCCCAGGGGAGCAAGGAGGACGAGGACCGCGATCTCGACCAGGACGCGTACGTGCTCATCGGCGACCTCCTCCACGAGTCGATGATGCCGCCGAACGTCAGCGCCGCACTGTTCCGCGCCGCCGCGAAGATCCCGGGTGTGGTCGTGGTGCCCGACGCCGTCGACGCCGACGGGCGCCACGGCGTCGCGGTGGCCCGCTACGACGCGTACAACCCGGGGGTCCGCGACGAACTGATCTTCGACAGGGAGACCCTGGAGCTCATCGGCGTGCGCAGCGTGGCGACGAAGGCGACCGACACGATCGAGGCAGGACAGGTGCTGGGGACCACAGCGATCCTCCAGCGTGCCGTGGTGGACACGAAGGGGAAGCGTCCGTAG
- a CDS encoding RNA polymerase sigma factor, with amino-acid sequence MERPLRVRIRDGDEDAFADLFDRYARSVYNHAFRLTGNWSMAEDVVSLTFLEAWRLRGRVDAEGGSLRPWLLGVATNMVRNTRRAAARHAAAMSRLPPGPHGGAVGDFADEVVGRIADAELLTAVRLALDTLRRNEREVLALCVWEGLDYAAAGEALGIPTGTVRSRLSRARRKLAAAAERGEPPHAAGQMKEGRTDAALPMQEGFR; translated from the coding sequence ATGGAGAGACCACTGAGGGTCCGCATCCGGGACGGCGACGAGGATGCCTTCGCCGACCTGTTCGACAGATACGCGCGTTCCGTCTACAACCACGCGTTCCGGCTCACGGGCAACTGGTCCATGGCCGAGGACGTGGTCTCGTTGACGTTCCTCGAGGCCTGGAGGCTGCGGGGACGGGTGGACGCCGAGGGCGGATCGCTGCGCCCCTGGTTGCTGGGGGTCGCGACGAACATGGTGCGCAACACCAGGCGGGCCGCGGCCCGGCACGCCGCCGCGATGTCACGTCTGCCCCCGGGCCCCCATGGCGGCGCGGTCGGGGACTTCGCGGACGAGGTCGTCGGCCGCATCGCCGACGCGGAGTTGCTGACCGCCGTACGGCTGGCCCTGGACACGTTGCGGCGTAACGAGCGCGAGGTACTGGCGCTCTGCGTGTGGGAGGGCCTCGATTACGCGGCAGCCGGCGAGGCGCTCGGCATTCCCACCGGGACGGTCCGCTCGCGCCTGTCCAGGGCCCGGCGGAAGCTCGCGGCGGCCGCAGAACGCGGGGAACCACCGCACGCCGCCGGACAGATGAAAGAGGGCCGCACCGACGCGGCCCTGCCCATGCAGGAGGGATTCCGATGA
- a CDS encoding SMI1/KNR4 family protein, whose protein sequence is MRGPADPEGIAALESRLGFALHPELRRLLELHDGAAHPVAPPGSFPLPAGAFLPLGHRLSGLDDIAMMHEILVDVGEDTIEADLWDDEDLAGHLHLCVPIALPNDGGVAFVDHRPGPTYGHVYEMGIGSGDLDGTLWATGPAELFRSLADSLETGSLFLYYRPSTYAHESGDHCVQWDIEH, encoded by the coding sequence TTGAGAGGGCCCGCGGACCCCGAAGGGATCGCCGCACTGGAATCGCGGCTGGGATTCGCCCTGCACCCGGAGCTCAGGAGGCTCCTGGAACTGCACGACGGCGCAGCTCATCCTGTTGCCCCGCCGGGTTCGTTTCCTCTGCCCGCCGGGGCGTTCCTGCCGCTGGGGCACCGCCTGAGCGGTCTGGACGACATCGCGATGATGCACGAGATCCTCGTGGACGTCGGCGAGGACACCATCGAGGCCGACCTGTGGGACGACGAGGACCTGGCTGGGCATCTGCACCTGTGCGTGCCGATAGCCCTGCCCAACGACGGGGGCGTCGCCTTCGTCGATCACCGCCCAGGGCCTACCTACGGGCACGTGTACGAGATGGGTATCGGCTCGGGCGATCTCGACGGCACACTCTGGGCGACCGGACCGGCCGAGCTCTTCCGGTCCCTGGCCGATTCCTTGGAGACAGGTTCACTCTTCCTGTACTACCGGCCGTCGACCTACGCGCACGAGTCGGGGGACCACTGCGTCCAGTGGGACATCGAACACTGA
- a CDS encoding class I SAM-dependent methyltransferase, translated as MHRNIRSVDDVLKLMDGLFAPQADRWTDDASDWWDGFYEDRSKPVPFFVGKPDESLVSSLDRGVIAPGRALDLGCGPGRNALYLASRGFEVDAVDLSPGAIAWAEERAAEAGADIRFHCGDAFAEGAPAGPYDLVYDSGCFHHLPPHRRVSYLQLVERTLVPGGHLALNCFAAGSMGSELPDAELYGGTGLQGGLAYTPESLRWIFSGMDEIELRRMRDEPAESPHFGEDFLWTALFRKPSPR; from the coding sequence ATGCACCGGAACATACGCTCGGTGGACGACGTGCTGAAGCTCATGGACGGCCTGTTCGCGCCGCAGGCCGACCGGTGGACCGACGACGCGAGCGACTGGTGGGACGGGTTCTACGAGGACCGGTCGAAGCCTGTGCCGTTTTTCGTGGGAAAGCCCGACGAGAGCCTCGTGTCCTCCCTCGACCGGGGCGTCATCGCCCCCGGCCGCGCCCTCGATCTCGGCTGCGGGCCGGGGCGCAACGCCCTGTACCTCGCGTCCCGGGGCTTCGAGGTGGACGCCGTCGACCTGTCGCCCGGGGCCATCGCCTGGGCCGAGGAGCGGGCGGCCGAGGCGGGGGCGGACATCCGCTTCCACTGTGGTGACGCCTTCGCGGAGGGTGCGCCCGCCGGGCCCTACGACCTGGTCTACGACTCGGGCTGCTTCCACCACCTGCCGCCTCACCGCCGCGTCAGCTACCTCCAGTTGGTGGAGCGCACCCTCGTCCCCGGCGGTCACCTCGCCCTCAACTGCTTCGCCGCCGGGTCGATGGGTTCCGAGCTGCCCGATGCCGAGCTGTACGGCGGTACGGGGCTTCAGGGCGGCCTCGCCTACACTCCCGAATCACTGCGCTGGATCTTCTCCGGGATGGACGAGATCGAGCTGCGGCGCATGCGGGACGAGCCGGCCGAATCCCCGCACTTCGGGGAGGACTTCCTCTGGACCGCGCTGTTCAGGAAGCCGAGCCCCCGGTGA
- a CDS encoding hydrogenase expression protein HypA — translation MSASPAVSAQGVAGDAGSPGDPGDSGDSGEAVRPDGLRGRTDTSDTSSTAADTDAGPQASTSESPEGGNSENEAREGADARTSSAKRAGAAGTAAAASGTGAARGTGDPDSSAEEVPERASANSEETTTSSASTASASGPAAAQATTGTVGGSPGVAVAVAAAGSGRAGTGTRTAGELLGSRPKKPILAAAAVIGAILVSVPFLMMGLDDRKPEKDRTQNAAGTVLGTERSEPPETYTAKSPSPSATPSKEKEKAKEKPSAPPAAKPVAVPPPVTPERKPTATVTAKAPPNTAASALSGLAKSDPEGRHICYRAFVSGSGWQTPVCDGTMAGTAGQGKQITALNIAVWNVGGSSANALLHDQGATSGNAKWAPNWTATVADGKNNYIGSAQQGAPFLTGFAMNVGKGSVCHTARLDGGGWGPQYCKNSRPEYMFVGTVDNKRWFEAVKLTV, via the coding sequence GTGTCGGCCAGCCCGGCGGTGTCTGCGCAGGGCGTGGCCGGGGACGCCGGGAGCCCCGGCGACCCGGGTGACTCCGGCGACTCGGGCGAGGCCGTGAGGCCGGACGGCCTGCGTGGTCGAACGGATACATCGGACACGTCGTCCACGGCGGCCGACACGGACGCCGGCCCGCAGGCCTCGACGAGCGAGAGCCCGGAGGGCGGGAACTCCGAGAACGAGGCTCGCGAGGGTGCCGACGCCCGGACATCGAGCGCGAAGCGAGCGGGCGCCGCCGGAACTGCTGCTGCGGCTTCCGGTACCGGTGCCGCGCGAGGCACCGGCGACCCGGACTCGTCGGCGGAGGAGGTGCCCGAACGGGCGTCGGCCAACTCCGAGGAGACCACGACGTCTTCGGCTTCGACGGCGTCCGCCTCCGGCCCGGCGGCGGCGCAGGCGACCACCGGTACCGTCGGCGGGTCCCCCGGCGTCGCAGTCGCGGTGGCGGCGGCGGGCAGCGGCCGCGCTGGAACGGGAACGCGCACGGCCGGCGAACTGCTCGGCAGCCGGCCGAAGAAGCCAATACTGGCCGCGGCGGCGGTCATCGGCGCGATCCTGGTCTCCGTACCGTTCCTCATGATGGGCCTGGACGACCGCAAGCCCGAGAAGGACCGCACGCAGAACGCGGCAGGCACGGTCCTGGGCACCGAACGCTCCGAGCCGCCGGAGACCTACACCGCCAAGTCACCCAGCCCCTCCGCGACTCCGAGCAAGGAGAAGGAGAAGGCGAAGGAGAAGCCGTCCGCACCACCGGCCGCCAAGCCGGTGGCCGTACCGCCGCCGGTCACGCCTGAGCGCAAGCCCACGGCGACGGTGACGGCGAAGGCGCCGCCGAACACGGCTGCCAGTGCGTTGAGCGGCCTCGCCAAGAGCGACCCCGAGGGGCGGCACATCTGCTACCGGGCCTTCGTGTCCGGGAGCGGCTGGCAGACACCGGTCTGCGACGGGACGATGGCCGGGACGGCGGGCCAGGGCAAGCAGATCACGGCCCTCAACATCGCCGTGTGGAACGTCGGCGGGTCCTCCGCCAACGCCCTGCTGCACGACCAGGGTGCGACGAGTGGCAACGCCAAGTGGGCCCCGAACTGGACGGCCACCGTCGCGGACGGCAAGAACAACTACATAGGCAGTGCGCAGCAGGGCGCCCCGTTCCTGACGGGCTTCGCCATGAACGTCGGCAAGGGCAGCGTCTGCCACACGGCCAGGCTGGACGGTGGCGGCTGGGGCCCGCAGTACTGCAAGAACAGCCGGCCCGAGTACATGTTCGTCGGCACTGTCGACAACAAGCGGTGGTTCGAGGCCGTGAAGCTCACGGTGTGA
- a CDS encoding RidA family protein codes for MAITLTNPTGLPEIDVYRQVSVATGSQLVFVAGQVAWDADGVTVGEGDLAAQVEQCYLNVATALAGVGATFDDVAKLNVHVVGWTPDRMPLLLEGIARASARLGTTPVPPATLLGVAALDVPEHLVEVEATAVIG; via the coding sequence ATGGCCATCACCCTGACGAACCCCACCGGACTGCCGGAGATCGACGTCTACCGTCAGGTGTCGGTCGCGACCGGTTCGCAGCTGGTCTTCGTCGCCGGCCAGGTTGCCTGGGACGCCGACGGCGTCACGGTCGGCGAAGGCGACCTGGCGGCCCAGGTCGAGCAGTGCTACCTCAACGTCGCCACCGCGCTGGCGGGTGTCGGCGCCACCTTCGACGACGTGGCGAAGCTGAACGTCCACGTCGTCGGCTGGACCCCCGACAGGATGCCCCTGCTCCTGGAGGGGATCGCCCGGGCCTCCGCCCGGCTGGGGACCACCCCGGTACCGCCGGCCACCCTGCTGGGCGTCGCCGCACTGGACGTCCCCGAGCACCTGGTCGAGGTCGAGGCGACGGCCGTCATCGGCTGA
- a CDS encoding winged helix-turn-helix transcriptional regulator has product MTKQFSGSPEEQADLRRADSLAREIFSDVANKWALLIIEALGDRTLRFTELRSAVEGISHKMLTQNLRMLERNGLVERTVYPTVPPKVEYTLTGPGQGLRKTVDVMCDWTHRNLGHIEAARSGFDGG; this is encoded by the coding sequence GTGACCAAGCAGTTCAGCGGCTCGCCCGAGGAACAGGCGGATCTGCGGCGCGCGGATTCGCTGGCCCGGGAGATCTTCTCGGACGTCGCCAACAAGTGGGCGCTCCTGATCATCGAGGCCCTGGGCGACCGCACCCTGCGCTTCACCGAGCTGCGGAGCGCTGTCGAGGGGATCAGCCACAAGATGCTCACGCAGAACCTGCGCATGCTGGAGCGCAACGGCCTGGTCGAGCGGACCGTGTATCCGACGGTCCCGCCGAAGGTGGAGTACACCCTCACCGGTCCGGGGCAGGGGCTACGGAAGACGGTCGACGTGATGTGCGACTGGACCCACCGCAACCTCGGCCACATCGAGGCGGCCCGCAGCGGCTTCGACGGTGGCTGA
- a CDS encoding sugar phosphate isomerase/epimerase family protein, with product MSTELSRLSINQETVRQLSLPELVEGCAKAGIGQVGLWRAPVQEYGVERAGRLMKDAGLTVTSLCRGGFLTATDPAERARALDDNRAAVDEAAGVNTDTLVLVSGGLPAGEKDLHAARERIADALAELAPYAYERGVRLAIEPLHPMFASDRCVVSTLSQALDLAERFPSEQVGVVVDAYHLWWDDQVAAQIARAGAGGRIHSFQLADWITPLPAGVLVGRGQLGDGCVDFRAMRRQVEATGFDGPIEVEIFNEDLWARDGAEVIAEVAARYLEHAC from the coding sequence ATGAGCACCGAACTCTCCCGTCTGTCCATCAACCAGGAGACGGTCCGGCAGCTCTCCCTGCCGGAGCTCGTCGAGGGCTGCGCCAAGGCCGGCATCGGGCAGGTCGGTCTCTGGCGGGCCCCGGTGCAGGAGTACGGCGTCGAGCGCGCCGGGCGGCTGATGAAGGACGCGGGCCTCACCGTCACCAGCCTCTGCCGCGGCGGGTTCCTCACGGCGACCGACCCGGCGGAGCGGGCCCGCGCGCTGGACGACAACCGTGCGGCGGTCGACGAGGCCGCAGGCGTCAACACCGACACCCTGGTCCTGGTCTCGGGCGGTCTCCCCGCCGGGGAGAAGGACCTCCATGCCGCGCGCGAGCGGATCGCCGACGCCCTGGCCGAGCTGGCGCCGTACGCGTACGAGCGGGGCGTCCGGCTCGCGATCGAGCCGCTGCACCCGATGTTCGCCTCGGACCGCTGCGTGGTCTCCACCCTCTCCCAGGCCCTGGACCTCGCGGAGCGCTTCCCGTCCGAGCAGGTCGGCGTGGTTGTCGACGCCTACCACCTCTGGTGGGACGACCAGGTCGCCGCGCAGATCGCCCGTGCGGGCGCGGGCGGGCGGATCCACTCCTTCCAGCTCGCCGACTGGATCACCCCGCTCCCGGCGGGCGTTCTGGTGGGCCGGGGTCAACTGGGTGACGGCTGCGTGGACTTCCGGGCGATGCGCCGGCAGGTCGAGGCGACGGGCTTCGACGGGCCGATCGAGGTCGAGATCTTCAACGAGGACCTCTGGGCCCGTGACGGCGCCGAAGTGATCGCCGAAGTCGCCGCGCGCTACCTGGAACATGCCTGCTGA
- a CDS encoding dihydrodipicolinate synthase family protein yields the protein MTIQLPHGPYEPRATPLDLAPSGAPLASRTVFSAAHVVADPYADISPGDPAAVDWDATLAFRRHLWSHGLGVAEAMDTAQRGMGLDWAGAAELIRRSAAEARSVGGRIACGVGTDQLTGPATLPEVRAAYEEQLALVEESGAQAILMASRALAAAANGPEDYLETYAHLLRQATEPVVLHWLGPMFDPALEGYWGSADLDAATDTFLKVIGEHPDKVDGIKISLLDAEREIDVRRRLPGGVRCYTGDDFNYPELIAGDDRGFSHALLGIFDPLGPLAAHAVRVLDTGDVQGFRDLLDPTVELSRHLFEAPTRFYKTGVVFLAWLAGHQDHFTMVGGLQSARSLPHLAKAYELADGLGLFPDPELAEARMRALLSVHGGSR from the coding sequence GTGACCATCCAGCTGCCGCACGGCCCGTACGAACCGCGCGCCACCCCGCTCGACCTCGCACCGTCGGGAGCGCCGCTCGCCTCCCGTACGGTCTTCTCCGCCGCCCATGTCGTCGCCGACCCGTACGCCGACATCAGCCCCGGCGACCCGGCCGCCGTCGACTGGGACGCCACCCTCGCCTTCCGCCGCCACCTCTGGTCGCACGGCCTGGGCGTCGCCGAGGCCATGGACACCGCTCAGCGCGGCATGGGCCTGGACTGGGCCGGAGCGGCGGAGCTGATCCGCCGCTCCGCCGCCGAGGCGAGGTCCGTGGGCGGCAGGATCGCCTGCGGCGTGGGCACCGACCAGCTCACCGGCCCCGCCACCCTGCCCGAGGTGCGCGCCGCGTACGAGGAGCAGCTCGCGCTGGTCGAGGAGAGCGGCGCGCAGGCCATCCTGATGGCCTCCCGCGCCCTGGCCGCCGCGGCGAACGGCCCCGAGGACTACCTGGAGACGTATGCCCATCTCCTGCGCCAGGCCACCGAGCCGGTCGTCCTGCACTGGCTCGGCCCCATGTTCGACCCGGCGCTGGAGGGCTACTGGGGCAGCGCGGACCTCGACGCCGCCACCGACACCTTCCTGAAGGTCATCGGCGAGCACCCGGACAAGGTCGACGGCATCAAGATCTCGCTCCTGGACGCCGAGCGCGAGATCGACGTACGGCGCCGCCTTCCCGGCGGGGTCCGCTGCTACACCGGCGACGACTTCAACTACCCCGAGCTGATCGCGGGCGACGACCGGGGCTTCAGCCACGCGCTGCTCGGCATCTTCGACCCGCTCGGGCCGCTCGCCGCCCACGCGGTGCGGGTCCTGGACACCGGGGACGTCCAGGGGTTCCGCGACCTCCTCGACCCCACGGTCGAGCTGTCGCGCCACCTGTTCGAGGCCCCCACCCGCTTCTACAAGACGGGCGTCGTGTTCCTCGCCTGGCTCGCGGGCCACCAGGACCACTTCACGATGGTCGGAGGCCTCCAGTCCGCGCGCTCGCTGCCGCACCTGGCGAAGGCGTACGAACTGGCCGACGGTCTCGGCCTGTTCCCGGACCCCGAGCTGGCCGAGGCGCGCATGCGCGCGCTGCTGTCCGTCCACGGAGGAAGCCGATGA
- a CDS encoding Gfo/Idh/MocA family protein, which produces MTRRTVRIAMNGVTGRMGYRQHLVRSILAIREQGGLDLGDGEVLWPEPVLVGRRAHALEALAAQHGLTEWSTDLDAVLADESIDIYFDAQVTSARVEAIKKAIAAGKHIYTEKPTATDVEGALDLARLARDAGIKHGVVQDKIFLPGLLKLKRLIDGGFFGEILSVRGEFGYWVFEGDWQDAQRPSWNYRAEDGGGIVVDMFPHWEYVLHELFGQVTSVSAHVQTHIPQRWDEQGKPYAATADDAAYGTFQLAGGAVAQINSSWAVRVNRDELVEFQVDGTHGSAVAGLRNCRVQHRSATPKPVWNPDLPVTEPFRDQWQEVPDNAEFDNGFKAQWELFLRHIVLDEPYTWDLMAGARGVQLAELGLKSSAEGRRFDVPELSL; this is translated from the coding sequence GTGACACGCAGGACAGTGCGCATCGCCATGAACGGCGTCACGGGACGCATGGGATACCGGCAGCACCTGGTGCGCTCGATCCTCGCGATCCGCGAGCAGGGCGGCCTCGACCTCGGTGACGGCGAGGTGCTCTGGCCGGAACCCGTGCTCGTCGGCCGCCGCGCCCACGCCCTGGAGGCGCTCGCCGCTCAGCACGGTCTGACCGAGTGGTCGACCGACCTGGACGCGGTGCTCGCCGACGAGTCGATCGACATCTACTTCGACGCCCAGGTCACCTCGGCCCGCGTCGAGGCGATCAAGAAGGCCATCGCCGCCGGCAAGCACATCTACACCGAGAAGCCCACCGCCACGGACGTCGAGGGTGCGCTCGACCTGGCCCGCCTCGCCCGCGACGCCGGCATCAAGCACGGTGTCGTCCAGGACAAGATCTTCCTCCCGGGCCTGCTCAAGCTGAAGCGCCTCATCGACGGCGGCTTCTTCGGCGAGATCCTCTCGGTGCGCGGCGAGTTCGGCTACTGGGTCTTCGAAGGTGACTGGCAGGACGCCCAGCGCCCCTCCTGGAACTACCGCGCGGAGGACGGCGGCGGCATCGTCGTCGACATGTTCCCGCACTGGGAGTACGTCCTGCACGAGCTGTTCGGCCAGGTCACGAGCGTCTCGGCACACGTGCAGACGCACATCCCGCAGCGCTGGGACGAGCAGGGCAAGCCCTACGCCGCCACCGCCGACGACGCCGCGTACGGCACCTTCCAGCTGGCGGGCGGCGCCGTGGCCCAGATCAACTCCTCCTGGGCGGTCCGCGTCAACCGCGACGAGCTCGTCGAGTTCCAGGTGGACGGCACCCACGGCTCCGCCGTCGCGGGCCTCCGCAACTGCCGTGTCCAGCACCGGTCGGCCACCCCCAAGCCGGTCTGGAACCCGGACCTCCCGGTCACCGAGCCGTTCCGCGACCAGTGGCAGGAAGTCCCCGACAACGCCGAGTTCGACAACGGCTTCAAGGCCCAGTGGGAGCTCTTCCTGCGCCACATCGTCCTCGACGAGCCCTACACCTGGGACCTGATGGCCGGCGCCCGGGGCGTCCAGCTCGCCGAGCTCGGCCTCAAGTCCTCCGCCGAGGGCCGCCGCTTCGACGTACCGGAGCTGAGCCTGTGA